GAACGAGAATTGGCACAAGCTCTCGGAAGAACTGCAAGTACCTATGGAGGAAGCACTTCGCGACTTCTTGAAGCCATTAGCTGACCACGCCTTTGCCACATTAAATGCTGACGACATCCTATCATCATAACATCTTAAACTAAATTAAtagttaaagttatttattaattttatttattcaatgtgTGTATGGAATGAGAGTATTTATTTCGCCTGTTATTGTtgtacctaataatattaagaacgtgatattaaaatattgttttctctgatttgtttcttttttattcgaatTTCACACATATGtgcgctggtggtaggatatattttatatccgcccggatagcgacccccgtacacaaggtgttaaaacccgccataatggcccacgtaagtatatGCAgtatctagttccaacaggctggcataatagtgtcgactaccgaggaataaccatttctcgtcagtcaatagTCTATAGAATCTCACTCTACTTATGATCAGCTGCATAGGTGGCACTTTGCTGCGCGTgtataagaatatatattattttgacgaAATATGGCTGCTGATGCATGTTCTAGCAAACTCATTTTTTTGGCCAATACTCTGTATTTTACCAATGTTcactttattaaaacaaacagttatcggaaatatttatttgttatttttattcatcacAATAAATgctaatataaatcataatacttAAACATACAAGAGTGCTCACTGAtcacttaataaataaacttattttacaGCTACCAGCTATTCTAAATGTTCGATGGTTTTGTCACGTTTAAATTACGTCATTAAAACCACTTCAAGCAAAATGCAAAAGTACTGTAAAAAACATCTTCAATATACATGATTTTAGTGACTTGATAACACTGCCTATACACATTACTTGATAGAGATATATAagataaaaagttatatttttacattttatccaAGGTATTGAATGAGGACATTAATTATAGTCATTCTCTTTGTTCAAAGAATCCAAAATTTAGCGCAAGGTACGAAATAACAtagcatattaaaatttacatataatcGGAAAAACTACATTAAATCGATTCTAGAACCCAACGTGAAAGGAACTTTATCACCTTCACATTGGTTGTCTATTACTCATATGCAAGAAATGCATTATTCagacttacataaaaaaaaaaacaataaaataagtaccATAATGTACGCACCCGTTTTTAAAAGTGCATATTCCAAGAACGATATTGATCTCACTTATATAATTACTAGCAAACAATCTCGCTCTTGTACcttgaaattttataaacttatttacataaaagtagtttttattcTTTGAATTTGCCtatcaagtttaatattttggCCTGTGATCATTGATATGAAAGTTAAAATGTCGGAAAGTGAACGGAACCACGGCCACAGGTTTTACGTGGCAACTAATTAACTACAATGACATctgattaaatataaacagtctgatcaaatataaaataaaaacagtctACAACAGAGTCGGAACAGAAAGATCCGAAGACTTAAGTCGATGTTATCTATAATTTTGGTTCGATTTACGGGTCAAATGATTGATATTAATTAGAGTGTTaatgttattcagaaatatCATATCATAAAACCTTTTTAGAAACTCTCACTGGTAACTGTtactatgaataattaatttgtacatcACTAGGGTTTGAGCCACACGTCGATGGGTATTTTAGTGAAGGCGGCGTTGATGAACGACTGGAAATGCTTCGCGATGGACGCTGAGGCAGCTGGTCTCATCTCCTCGATGATCTCTGCCGCGTTGTTGTTTAAGAACTGGTTCATCGCTTCTCCTGTGGGGCACAATCAGAATTGGCATATATTTTGATCCCATCATAGTAATACCAactctatattataaagtagcagcataaaaatatatggattAAGTTCATAGTGCTAAGATTGAAATTACGAGTGGTTAGGATGTGCTGTCAGCTGGGGTTACTAGCTGCAGATTGTACTAATACAATAAACTGTACTGCTGAATCCTCTTAAATCCGCTCTCCCCTTTCTTCTTTCATTGTTGGCCAATAGACTCTgacttatataaatttcatatctCACTTTCCTCTGTTGCTGTTGgcttacataattatatatttactgtaAAAGATGTTTGTCGTTGCATTAAGTGACTTGATTTCTCGACAAGCTAAAGACGAGGTGTTCGTTACAGTATCGCCACCGAGGTTGCTAGAAATTTAATACGTTCTTTATCTGAATATAATGTTACAAGGTTATCCGTGTGTAGATATTCAATTTACAACCAACCTATCGTCTGGTTACCCTTTCTCCTTCACCGGTTGCAGACaaggaattaaattaaaataatttaagttttctcGCATAGCTGAGATGTTTTCTCATAATTGTGTGCAAACCGCATACTTTAATCTACATATACATACTTTTAGcattaaagcgaacaataattgATACATAATACGCACGTAACtttaaaaagtcagaagtgtgtgtgcattaggttttgaatctgcggacattcgcctctaCAGATTATTCCATTTCCAAGTAGGCTATCGACCTATTTTATTAATGAGAGACTAACACCCGTATTAAGgaacaatactatgaggaccTACAGAGCCCCGAAACCCATGATGTCAACGAAATCAGAGGCTTCTTTGGCTATTTCATTGTTTAGCTTTCATTATCAGCCAACTGAAATAACGTTGAATCTCAATATTAGTTAATCACAGGGCCCCTGTGCCTCATACTTACAAGGGTGATATGCCAaaagcactaagaaacagacttattgTTACAGCATTGCTTTGTAATTAGCTAAGTTACGTTTGTCACTACGGGCCTTAGAATAGTTCTATGTTGCTTTACTGGAGGATCGAACAGATTCTTCCGATACCAACTTTGACCACATCGCCAAGAAATCAGTAAGGTTAGGTTAATAATTAACTACaaaaagaataacaaaataattaccaaTTACGCTTCCGTGGTTGACGGTATCCCGCACTTTGAACCTTGAGTTCCTTAGTTTAAAGTCGACGAGGAGTCTATCAGCCATCATGTATTTGATAGAGTCTCTTTCGATCTCCTTGCCGAAGATCTTGGCTATGGCGGCCACGTCGACTGAAatgggaaaaatattttgtattgcactacaatattaatataacttttgCAAATACACCAAACATGACGATCACttatataaagttatgtgtTGGGATATCCAATTCTTTGGCATTTAGAAACATATATTCGGTACATAAGGTCCTAAATAAGATTGCAGATATAATTGTATCTGTGGTCCTTAGTTTCACAGCTGATGATTAGCTCACTACATCATAAAAACATCTAAACGGCAATGCTCCCTTCTTATTacgtaatattgttttcttaataTTGATTAATTGTTAATTAGTCGGTTAATTAAGCTTAAAGTAAAGGCAATCGAAATgcggaaaataaaataaatgcagtggaccgagataaaattattatgaaaggtGGAATGATGATTCAACTGTTGGTTGTGGAACAAACTATGTAACTAACAGCGAAATATAGACTGTATGATAAGAGAAGGGTTTAAAAAAAGGGAATAAATAATACTGTTCGGTTTAATCCAACCAAAAATTAAGAGTCACAAAcgacttataactttttttgatAGAAAACAATTGTCGAATTCGCAAGGTCTCTAAAAGCAAGATGCAACTAAGGTAATAAACGAAATGAAGGTTCCGTTTAATCTTCCTTGAGGTAGTTTTATTCGAAGTTATATTTGGCATAACCTTTAATATATTGACATTGTATCCAGTCTACCTCGATCAATCCAATGTATTAACGCttaagtaaaacaatttaaacgttaatgtagtttaattatgtgttttatttgtcaCGTCTCGAATATTCTGGATTGATTGAACTTGAATAAATGTCAAGAGTGTAATGAGGGttgaatttaatatgaaaataaaaattataatttaaaaaatcgacATATTTACAATGTTAACATcaagtttaaaactttaaacagaTTACAAATAGCCAAAGGTGTTTAAGACTAAAATCGATATTATACTAACTGAACGCAGCCCAGAAGTCCCCCTGAGATCGTACTGGGAACAGCAGCACTTGTCCAGAGACTTCGTAGCGACCTGTGATCTCGATGCGAGGCAGAACCAAACCCAGGTCTATACGCAACTTCTTTAAGTCGGATCTGAAATGAGAAATTAACAagatatagttataataattaactaacACGGCCATTTTGACGTTGCATTGTTAAATAGAATTA
The sequence above is drawn from the Manduca sexta isolate Smith_Timp_Sample1 chromosome 28, JHU_Msex_v1.0, whole genome shotgun sequence genome and encodes:
- the LOC115442090 gene encoding protein takeout gives rise to the protein MTMAGRCMLSLLVLCLTVICHNGEAAESDNALTSTPEYILPCSRSDPEIDTCIKNSFNHLRPYLARGLPDLQVPPVEPLLIDRLVMENSAGPVRVTAAFNNITVVGPSNYTVTKIRSDLKKLRIDLGLVLPRIEITGRYEVSGQVLLFPVRSQGDFWAAFIDVAAIAKIFGKEIERDSIKYMMADRLLVDFKLRNSRFKVRDTVNHGSVIGEAMNQFLNNNAAEIIEEMRPAASASIAKHFQSFINAAFTKIPIDVWLKP